The DNA sequence TCCCGACGCCACCTTGTAGTTCTTGCGGAACCACTGTTCCAGGACGAACGCGGTCCGCAGCGACGGGCCTGATCCACCGGTGGCCTCACGCAGATGCGGTGCGATCTCCTTCGGCAGCTGCCCGACCGGTTCCAGCCCGTCCGCCGCGCCGTCCACATCGGACGACGTCAGCTTCTTGGCGTCCACCGACGGCGGGCGCCAGAACAGCCGGTAAGCCAGGCCTTCCGTGGCCTGCGTCGACAGCAGGGTCCCGGTGGTGGTGTCCACCAGAGGGCTGGCCCCCTCGACGTGGTCGGTGCGGGTGACCGTGGGCAGCCAGGCACCCGGCGCCGAGGCGAGCGCGACGGCCGCTTCGGCCACCGGGCCGCCGGTTGGGACCCCGGTGAGGGCCGGCAGCGAGCTGCCCAGCGGCCGGAATCGCGCGCTGCTCGTCCAGTTCACCCCGTCGAAGCGGTTGAGTACCGATACGGTCCACCGGTCGACCGGCGCGGAGACGCGGGCGTGGAACACCTCGGCGGCCGGGGTCGCCAGCCGTGAGCCGATCTCGTCGAGCGGGTTGGCCAGCACCGAAGTGACCGCCGGCGGCTGGTGGTGGGCGGGCAGCGAATAGGCGGGCCTGCTCAGCGGCGTCCACGCCGTGAACGCCAAGCAGCCGGCCGCGATCGCCACGACGGTCACCACCGCCGGTAGTGCATACCCGGCGAGCGAACCGCGGAGCTGCGCCGTGCGCCGATGTCCAGAGGATGGCCCGGCCCGGTTCTCCGCCGACTTCGCCGCAGCCAGGACGACGACCGCAGCCACCGTGTAGCCGCCGCCGAACAGCAAGGCGTTTCCGTCGTCGGCCACTGAGAACGCCTGCGAAAGCCCGACCAGCGCCAGGCTGGGGACCAACGCCACCAGCGGGCTGCGGTCCCGGCGAAGGCATTCGACCCCGAGCACGCCGATCAGCAGCACCAGCACGGGCACGAACAGCAGGAGATCCGGCTCCGGTCGAGCGGGCCAGGTGCTCTCCAGAGTGCGCAGCCACCCGCGCAGTACACCGTCGCCCAGTACGTGCAGCGTCGCCGCCGTCGGCAGGACTCCGTCCAACGTCGGACGCAGCACGGTGGCGATGAGGGCCACCAGCCCCAACGCCAGGGCCAGAGGCACTCGCAGGACCGCCGGCGCGCGCACGGCGGCTAGGTCCGCGACCACCACTGCCCCGCAGACGGCCAGCACCGGCGCCAACAGCGCGGACAGCGTGAACACCGGCTGGAACAGCAACCCACCGACGCCGGCCGCGACGACCACCGCGGCGCACGCCGCGAACCGGCTCATGCGGCCACCACCCGGTTCCAGGCCGCTGCGGCCACGACAGCGTCACGTTCCTTGATCACGGTCACGCCGGGCAGCACGACCGGCTGGGACTGGCCGAAGTCGAACAACGTCACCTCTCGCGCCCGCTTGCCCAATGCGCCGACGACGGCGGTCTCGAACGTGCCACCGAGCAGGACCAGGCTGGTACCGCGATCACACCGTGACACCAGGACCTCCGGGTTCAGCTCGGCGGTGCCCAGCTCCACAGCACAAAGGGCGTCCTGCAGTACGCG is a window from the Amycolatopsis sp. NBC_00355 genome containing:
- a CDS encoding transglutaminase domain-containing protein, translated to MSRFAACAAVVVAAGVGGLLFQPVFTLSALLAPVLAVCGAVVVADLAAVRAPAVLRVPLALALGLVALIATVLRPTLDGVLPTAATLHVLGDGVLRGWLRTLESTWPARPEPDLLLFVPVLVLLIGVLGVECLRRDRSPLVALVPSLALVGLSQAFSVADDGNALLFGGGYTVAAVVVLAAAKSAENRAGPSSGHRRTAQLRGSLAGYALPAVVTVVAIAAGCLAFTAWTPLSRPAYSLPAHHQPPAVTSVLANPLDEIGSRLATPAAEVFHARVSAPVDRWTVSVLNRFDGVNWTSSARFRPLGSSLPALTGVPTGGPVAEAAVALASAPGAWLPTVTRTDHVEGASPLVDTTTGTLLSTQATEGLAYRLFWRPPSVDAKKLTSSDVDGAADGLEPVGQLPKEIAPHLREATGGSGPSLRTAFVLEQWFRKNYKVASGEDIPTGHGYAQLEFFLGSSKRGTSEQFATAYAVLARAAGLPVRVAVGFRQPTAAAGGSIVVHNGDVLAWPEVAVRGVGWVPLDPTGTATADAGRQESSVAQATDDARKNLPPQPDTRPQPTPDVPPQLAADGTPWWVWAALAPLALLLLAVLTPVVVKAVRRQRRHRGTPEEIVLGAWLDARDRLRDRGVTVVPGMTVRDLAVEVGAGFPAAVTHGLAELSQCLDLALWSGWDVSPDVVRRAWSASDAVRTASRGTLRHRIASVLAVRSLLPVRA